The Micromonospora sp. NBC_01740 genome includes a window with the following:
- the ku gene encoding non-homologous end joining protein Ku, with protein MRAIWKGAVSFGLVSIGVKLYSATEEKDIRFHQVHREDGGRIRYKRTCQICGEEVTYDDIAKGYDIGGGEMVILTDEDFAELPLSSSRAIDVLEFVPAEQVDPILYNKAYFLEPEGTATKPYVLLRDALADSERVAIVKVALRQREQLATLRVREGVLLLNTMLWPDEIRKPDFGFLDEDLKVRPPELAMASSLIDSMAGEFEPDAFTDDYRAALQEVIDAKVEGREVVQPEEVEEAPAAAVDLMAALKASVERARSARGEAPAGGGGEPTPISAARSAQKKAAEKKAAKAPARKTAEKKAAPKKAAAKKAAPKKAAEGEKKPAAKKAAAKKTARKTA; from the coding sequence ATGCGGGCCATCTGGAAGGGAGCCGTCTCGTTCGGGCTCGTCTCCATCGGGGTCAAGCTCTACTCGGCCACCGAGGAGAAGGACATCCGCTTCCACCAGGTGCACCGGGAGGACGGAGGGCGCATCCGCTACAAGCGCACCTGCCAGATCTGCGGCGAGGAGGTCACCTACGACGACATCGCCAAGGGCTACGACATCGGCGGCGGCGAGATGGTGATCCTCACCGACGAGGACTTCGCCGAGCTGCCACTGTCCAGCTCGCGCGCGATCGACGTGCTGGAGTTCGTCCCCGCCGAGCAGGTCGACCCGATCCTCTACAACAAGGCGTACTTCCTGGAGCCGGAGGGCACCGCCACCAAGCCGTACGTGCTGCTGCGCGACGCGCTCGCCGACTCGGAGCGGGTGGCGATCGTCAAGGTGGCGTTGCGCCAGCGGGAGCAGCTCGCCACGCTGCGGGTCCGCGAGGGCGTGCTGCTGCTCAACACGATGCTCTGGCCGGACGAGATCCGGAAGCCCGACTTCGGCTTCCTCGACGAGGACCTGAAGGTCCGCCCGCCGGAGCTGGCGATGGCCAGCTCGCTGATCGACTCGATGGCCGGCGAGTTCGAGCCGGACGCCTTCACCGACGACTACCGGGCGGCCCTGCAGGAGGTCATCGACGCCAAGGTGGAGGGTCGCGAGGTGGTCCAGCCGGAGGAGGTCGAGGAGGCCCCGGCCGCGGCGGTGGACCTGATGGCGGCGCTGAAGGCGTCCGTCGAGCGCGCCCGGTCCGCCCGGGGCGAGGCGCCGGCCGGCGGCGGCGGGGAGCCGACCCCGATCTCGGCCGCCCGCTCCGCGCAGAAGAAGGCCGCCGAGAAGAAGGCGGCGAAGGCGCCGGCCAGGAAGACCGCCGAGAAGAAGGCCGCGCCGAAGAAGGCCGCCGCCAAGAAGGCCGCCCCGAAGAAGGCCGCCGAGGGCGAGAAGAAGCCCGCCGCCAAGAAGGCCGCCGCGAAGAAGACGGCCCGCAAGACGGCCTGA
- the ligD gene encoding non-homologous end-joining DNA ligase gives MPGAPLKPMLAMTGQLPAGAGWAYEFKWDGVRALADISGGRQHLYARSGVEITAAYPELATLHEQAGDALLDGEVVLLGETGQPSFTALAERMHVRDRNKAARLAAVAPVTYMIFDLLRLDGEDLTGRSYARRREALDGLALGGARWAVSPLFGDGPATYEAAGEHGLEGVMAKRVDSVYRPGVRSPDWVKVKLEVTGDFVVGGWRPGARRIGGLLVGVPRPDGRLTYRGRVGGGIGAAIERELLRELEPLRAGASPFAGDVPREDARGAIWVTPLVVVEVKYGQRTPDGRLRFPRVLRLRPDKPAEEVDDAG, from the coding sequence GTGCCCGGCGCGCCGCTCAAGCCGATGCTCGCGATGACCGGGCAGCTCCCGGCGGGTGCCGGCTGGGCGTACGAGTTCAAGTGGGACGGCGTCCGCGCGCTCGCCGACATCTCCGGCGGCCGGCAGCACCTGTACGCCCGCAGCGGCGTGGAGATCACCGCCGCGTACCCCGAGCTGGCCACCCTGCACGAGCAGGCGGGCGACGCGCTGCTCGACGGCGAGGTGGTGCTGCTCGGCGAGACCGGCCAGCCCTCGTTCACGGCCCTGGCGGAGCGGATGCACGTGCGCGACCGGAACAAGGCCGCTCGGCTGGCGGCGGTCGCCCCGGTGACGTACATGATCTTCGACCTGCTCCGGCTCGACGGCGAGGACCTGACCGGCCGGTCGTACGCCCGCCGGCGGGAGGCCCTGGACGGCCTGGCGCTCGGCGGTGCCCGGTGGGCGGTGTCTCCCCTCTTCGGCGACGGCCCGGCCACCTACGAGGCGGCCGGCGAGCACGGCCTGGAGGGGGTGATGGCCAAGCGGGTCGACTCGGTCTACCGGCCGGGCGTGCGCTCGCCGGACTGGGTCAAGGTCAAGCTGGAGGTCACCGGCGACTTCGTGGTCGGCGGCTGGCGGCCCGGGGCGCGCCGGATCGGCGGCCTGCTGGTCGGGGTGCCGCGCCCGGACGGGCGGCTCACCTACCGGGGGCGCGTCGGTGGCGGCATCGGCGCGGCCATCGAGCGGGAACTGCTCCGCGAGCTGGAGCCGCTGCGCGCCGGCGCGTCGCCGTTCGCCGGGGACGTGCCGCGCGAGGATGCCCGGGGCGCGATCTGGGTAACACCCCTGGTCGTGGTGGAGGTCAAGTACGGCCAGCGCACCCCGGACGGGCGACTGCGGTTCCCCCGGGTGCTCCGGCTGCGGCCGGACAAACCCGCCGAGGAGGTCGACGATGCCGGCTGA
- the ligD gene encoding non-homologous end-joining DNA ligase, producing the protein MPAERFKVDVEGRALELSNLDKVLYPEAGFTKGEVIDYYTRIAPVLLPHLADRALTRIRFPNGVTGGSFFEKNAPAATPGWVRTETLPAPGSSKGRDTIDYVVADDLPTLVWLANLAALELHTPQWKVGEHPDMMVVDLDPGPPAALRQCCQVALLMRDRLADDGISSYPKTSGKKGMQLCCPIAGSQSSDHVSDYAKRIAQELERAHPKLVVSKMAKNLRPGKVFIDWSQNNAAKTTVSPYSLRAQSVPSVSTPLTWDEVEAGAAGKRPATKPYTAGEVLKRVEKQGDLLAPLLDGGPELPAP; encoded by the coding sequence ATGCCGGCTGAGCGGTTCAAGGTGGACGTCGAGGGACGCGCGCTGGAGCTGTCCAACCTGGACAAGGTGCTCTATCCCGAGGCCGGGTTCACCAAGGGCGAGGTGATCGACTACTACACCCGGATCGCCCCGGTGCTCCTGCCGCACCTGGCCGACCGGGCGCTCACCCGGATCCGCTTCCCCAACGGGGTCACCGGCGGCTCCTTCTTCGAGAAGAACGCCCCCGCCGCCACCCCCGGCTGGGTACGCACCGAGACGCTGCCCGCGCCCGGGTCCAGCAAGGGCCGGGACACCATCGACTACGTGGTCGCCGACGACCTGCCCACCCTCGTCTGGCTGGCCAACCTCGCCGCGCTGGAGCTGCACACGCCGCAGTGGAAGGTCGGCGAGCACCCCGACATGATGGTCGTCGACCTCGATCCCGGGCCGCCGGCGGCGCTGCGCCAGTGCTGCCAGGTGGCGCTGCTGATGCGCGACCGGCTCGCCGACGACGGCATCTCCTCGTATCCCAAGACGTCGGGGAAGAAGGGCATGCAGCTCTGCTGCCCGATCGCCGGCAGCCAGTCCTCCGACCACGTGTCCGACTACGCCAAGCGGATCGCGCAGGAGCTGGAGCGGGCGCACCCGAAGCTGGTCGTGTCGAAAATGGCCAAGAACCTGCGGCCGGGCAAGGTCTTCATCGACTGGAGCCAGAACAACGCCGCCAAGACGACCGTGTCGCCGTACTCGCTGCGGGCGCAGTCCGTGCCGTCCGTCTCCACCCCGCTGACCTGGGACGAGGTCGAGGCGGGCGCGGCGGGGAAGCGGCCGGCGACGAAGCCGTACACGGCGGGGGAGGTGTTGAAGCGGGTGGAGAAGCAGGGCGACCTGCTGGCCCCGCTACTCGACGGCGGCCCCGAACTGCCCGCCCCCTGA
- a CDS encoding TIGR03089 family protein, whose product MNMTDALVREPLAGGRTAEVDRPLLTYLDDATGERVDLTATELGGWAARAAGLLRDGCGLGVGDRAAVMLPAHWQTAAVLLGAWSAGVAVSFRPRATAGLPSLEPGADRPYDALFVSAQRLDDWLEDVPEARHRYVLSLGAAPRGERPLGYLDWLAEVGRHTDALPASAPLTSSDAASPDGTSYREWGSVALAVAERLDLRAGDRLLVDVAEHEQPVYWLLAPLAVGASVVLCANLDPARLDARIAAEQITRVL is encoded by the coding sequence ATGAACATGACCGATGCCCTCGTTCGGGAGCCGCTGGCCGGTGGCCGGACGGCGGAGGTGGACCGGCCCCTGCTGACCTACCTCGACGACGCGACCGGCGAGCGGGTCGACCTGACCGCGACGGAGCTGGGCGGCTGGGCGGCGCGGGCCGCCGGGTTGCTGCGCGACGGGTGCGGGCTCGGTGTCGGCGACCGGGCGGCGGTGATGCTCCCGGCGCACTGGCAGACCGCCGCCGTGCTGCTGGGCGCCTGGTCGGCCGGGGTGGCGGTGTCGTTCCGCCCCCGGGCGACCGCCGGCCTGCCGTCGCTCGAACCGGGCGCCGACCGGCCGTACGACGCGCTCTTCGTCAGCGCGCAGCGGCTGGACGACTGGCTGGAGGACGTGCCCGAGGCGCGGCACCGCTACGTGCTCTCCCTCGGCGCCGCGCCGCGCGGGGAGCGGCCCCTGGGCTACCTGGACTGGCTCGCCGAGGTCGGCCGGCACACCGACGCGCTGCCCGCGTCCGCCCCGCTGACCAGCTCGGACGCGGCCAGCCCCGACGGCACGAGCTACCGCGAGTGGGGCAGCGTCGCGCTGGCCGTCGCGGAGCGGCTCGACCTGCGGGCGGGCGACCGGCTGCTGGTCGACGTCGCCGAGCACGAGCAACCCGTCTACTGGCTGCTGGCGCCGCTGGCCGTCGGCGCGTCGGTGGTGCTCTGCGCCAACCTGGATCCGGCCCGGCTCGACGCCCGGATCGCCGCCGAGCAGATCACCCGGGTGCTGTAG
- a CDS encoding dihydrofolate reductase family protein encodes MAGIYTEASMSLDGYIAGPGESGFDHLFQWYGNGDVATATAKPEMTFHTSQASAGHLRHTLDDTGALVVGRRLFDLVDAWDGRHPMDKPVVVVTHHVPDGWPRPGAPFTFVTEGVEAAVARARELAGDRWVAVNGGNIARQCLAAGLLDEIRVNLVPVLLGDGVPFFDHVRDAPVELSNPTVVEGDRVTHLYYRVRRQ; translated from the coding sequence ATGGCCGGGATCTACACCGAGGCGAGCATGTCGCTGGACGGCTACATCGCCGGCCCGGGCGAGAGCGGCTTCGACCACCTCTTCCAGTGGTACGGCAACGGCGACGTCGCCACCGCAACCGCCAAGCCGGAGATGACGTTCCACACCTCGCAGGCGAGCGCCGGGCACCTGCGGCACACCCTGGACGACACCGGCGCCCTGGTCGTCGGCCGACGGCTGTTCGACCTCGTGGACGCCTGGGACGGCCGGCACCCCATGGACAAGCCCGTCGTGGTCGTCACCCACCACGTGCCGGACGGCTGGCCCCGGCCGGGCGCGCCGTTCACCTTCGTGACCGAGGGCGTCGAGGCCGCCGTCGCGCGGGCCAGGGAGCTGGCCGGCGACCGCTGGGTGGCGGTGAACGGGGGCAACATCGCCCGCCAGTGCCTGGCGGCCGGGCTGCTCGACGAGATCAGGGTCAACCTGGTGCCGGTCCTACTCGGCGACGGCGTGCCGTTCTTCGACCACGTCCGCGACGCCCCCGTCGAGCTGTCGAACCCGACGGTCGTCGAGGGCGACCGGGTCACCCACCTCTACTACCGGGTCCGCCGACAGTAG
- a CDS encoding zinc metalloprotease, with the protein MHRRPIFRLAVLTATAATLLASGGAYGAVSAAPLPVSPGAAECEPDAHGHGAARLAEGATAKEPELYSKNEAKAYGVIKDAPRLANGSVTVPTVFHMISDHPLSAAETTRWNTLIAAQVKVLNDSFAGRTAANASDTPFRFDLVDTTWTVNSNWYTVVPGKNERDMKKALYTGDSETLNVYAANIGGGLLGWAYFPKGYNNGRDYIDGVVMLDESMPGGTAGKYALGDTLTHEVGHWLMLEHTFAHGCSAAGDFVADTPREAAPQFNCPVGADTCTAPGLDPIHNFMDYTQDSCMNMFTPGQADRMSDAWVAFRAGGAG; encoded by the coding sequence ATGCACAGGAGACCCATCTTCCGACTCGCGGTCCTCACCGCCACCGCCGCGACGCTCCTGGCGTCCGGCGGCGCCTACGGCGCGGTGTCGGCGGCGCCCTTGCCCGTCTCCCCGGGCGCGGCCGAGTGCGAGCCGGACGCCCACGGGCACGGCGCGGCCCGGCTCGCCGAGGGCGCCACGGCCAAGGAGCCGGAGCTGTACTCCAAGAACGAGGCGAAGGCCTACGGCGTCATCAAGGACGCCCCGCGCCTGGCCAACGGCAGCGTCACCGTGCCGACGGTCTTCCACATGATCTCCGACCACCCGCTCAGCGCGGCCGAGACGACCCGGTGGAACACCCTGATCGCGGCGCAGGTGAAGGTGCTCAACGACTCGTTCGCGGGCCGTACCGCCGCCAACGCCTCCGACACGCCGTTCCGGTTCGACCTCGTCGACACGACGTGGACGGTGAACAGCAACTGGTACACCGTCGTGCCGGGCAAGAACGAGCGCGACATGAAGAAGGCGCTGTACACCGGCGACTCCGAGACCCTCAACGTATACGCGGCCAACATCGGCGGCGGCCTGCTCGGCTGGGCGTACTTCCCGAAGGGCTACAACAACGGCCGCGACTACATCGACGGTGTGGTCATGCTCGACGAGTCGATGCCGGGCGGCACGGCCGGCAAGTACGCCCTCGGTGACACGCTGACGCACGAGGTCGGGCACTGGCTGATGCTGGAGCACACCTTCGCGCACGGCTGCTCCGCCGCCGGCGACTTCGTCGCGGACACCCCGCGCGAGGCGGCGCCGCAGTTCAACTGCCCGGTGGGCGCGGACACCTGCACCGCACCCGGGCTGGACCCGATCCACAACTTCATGGACTACACGCAGGACTCCTGCATGAACATGTTCACGCCGGGTCAGGCGGACCGGATGAGCGACGCCTGGGTCGCCTTCCGAGCCGGCGGCGCCGGCTGA
- a CDS encoding carboxymuconolactone decarboxylase family protein, with the protein MDARFNLFDNKVAGKFAKRFANAGLVIQQSPLPKATQELVSLRASQINGCGWCIDMHTKEAAAAGESAVRLNLVAAWRESTVFTEAEQAALALAEEGTRLADAYQGVSDETWAEVRKHYDDDQVAALVALVALINAANRLAVIVHQRGGSYQPGMFAAAFD; encoded by the coding sequence ATGGACGCCCGATTCAACTTGTTCGACAACAAGGTCGCCGGGAAGTTCGCCAAGCGGTTCGCGAACGCCGGCCTGGTGATCCAGCAGTCGCCGCTGCCCAAGGCCACGCAGGAGTTGGTGTCGCTGCGGGCCAGCCAGATCAACGGCTGCGGCTGGTGCATCGACATGCACACCAAGGAGGCCGCAGCGGCCGGCGAGAGCGCGGTCCGGCTCAACCTGGTCGCCGCCTGGCGCGAGTCCACCGTCTTCACCGAGGCCGAGCAGGCCGCGCTGGCGCTCGCCGAGGAGGGCACCCGGCTCGCCGACGCCTATCAGGGCGTGTCCGACGAGACCTGGGCCGAGGTGCGCAAGCACTACGACGACGATCAGGTCGCCGCGCTGGTCGCGCTGGTCGCCCTGATCAACGCGGCCAATCGCCTCGCCGTGATCGTGCATCAGCGGGGCGGCTCCTACCAGCCGGGCATGTTCGCCGCCGCGTTCGACTGA
- a CDS encoding RNA polymerase sigma-70 factor: MVGTPQTAADDRPDPATEAFLAHRNLLFTVAYEMLGSAADAEDVLQETWLRWVGVDLGTVRDRRAYLVRITTRQALVRLRTLSRRRESYVGPWLPEPLLTAPDVAEDVALADSVSMAMLLVLETLAPTERAVFVLREVFDLGYDEIAEAVDKNPAAVRQIAHRARAHVAARRPRRVVSAAETRYALDAFQRAVETGDLQGLLDILAPDVVLLGDGGGIKQAVPRPILGADKVARLLAGGWGKIAGSTSWRPAQVNGHPALIVQLKGEMDTVLAVRIDGGLITGIYAVRNPEKLSHMERETVLRR; the protein is encoded by the coding sequence ATGGTGGGTACGCCGCAGACCGCCGCCGACGATCGCCCGGACCCGGCCACCGAGGCGTTCCTCGCCCACCGCAACCTGCTCTTCACCGTCGCGTACGAGATGCTCGGCTCGGCCGCCGACGCGGAGGATGTTCTCCAGGAGACCTGGCTGCGGTGGGTGGGCGTCGACCTGGGCACGGTCCGGGACCGGCGCGCCTACCTGGTCCGCATCACCACCCGCCAGGCACTCGTCCGACTGCGTACGCTCAGCCGCCGCAGGGAGTCCTACGTCGGCCCCTGGCTGCCTGAGCCGCTGCTCACCGCTCCGGACGTCGCCGAGGACGTCGCGCTGGCCGACAGCGTCTCGATGGCGATGCTGCTGGTGCTGGAGACGCTGGCACCGACCGAACGGGCGGTGTTCGTGCTGCGCGAGGTGTTCGACCTCGGTTACGACGAGATCGCCGAAGCCGTCGACAAGAACCCCGCCGCTGTCCGTCAGATCGCCCACCGGGCACGGGCACACGTCGCGGCGCGCCGGCCCCGCCGCGTCGTCTCCGCGGCCGAGACCCGGTACGCGCTCGACGCGTTCCAGCGGGCGGTCGAGACCGGCGACCTGCAGGGCCTGCTCGACATCCTCGCGCCGGACGTGGTCCTGCTCGGCGACGGTGGCGGCATCAAGCAGGCAGTCCCGCGGCCCATCCTCGGAGCCGACAAGGTGGCCCGCCTGCTGGCCGGCGGGTGGGGCAAGATCGCGGGCAGCACGTCGTGGCGGCCGGCACAGGTCAACGGCCACCCGGCGCTGATCGTCCAACTCAAGGGCGAGATGGACACGGTCCTGGCCGTGCGCATCGACGGCGGCCTCATCACCGGAATCTACGCCGTACGCAATCCCGAGAAGCTGTCCCACATGGAACGGGAGACCGTCCTGCGCCGGTGA
- a CDS encoding DivIVA domain-containing protein → MRNLIRRLTSRREQRPPADVVRPPRELRPWQIRDRCFNVRRRGLDPVEIRAFLHQVADELAVAQTALVAVQEENVRIKNVLRAWQSAQSTNHLYR, encoded by the coding sequence GTGCGCAATCTGATCCGTCGGCTGACGAGCCGACGCGAGCAACGTCCTCCGGCGGACGTCGTCCGTCCGCCACGCGAGCTACGGCCGTGGCAGATCCGCGACCGGTGCTTCAACGTCCGCCGGCGCGGCCTCGACCCCGTCGAGATCCGCGCCTTCCTGCACCAAGTGGCCGACGAACTCGCCGTCGCGCAGACCGCCCTGGTCGCGGTGCAGGAGGAGAACGTACGGATCAAGAACGTGCTGCGCGCCTGGCAAAGCGCCCAGTCGACAAACCATCTCTACCGATGA
- a CDS encoding AAA family ATPase, translated as MLTRLEVDGFKNLLDLNIELGAFTCIAGPNGTGKSNVFDAIQFLSLLSDMPMMDAAQQVRGVHGERVGDPRDLFWNGYDAKERRMRFAAEMIVPLTVEDDFGRVASPTISFLRYELEIGYQSPTGVERIGRLRLLKEALRHINIGDAPSRLRFPHSASRFRSRVLQGRRSGVAFISTSEEHGEPVISIHQDGGSRGKPRPSAASRAPGTVVSTVTGSDDPTILAARREMQSWRRLALEPSALRTSDRFVDPRFMEADGRHLPGALYRIATSDPSGDPQRVYSRVANRLAELTGVSVHGIEVVADDVRELLTVYLKERSGLRLPARSLSEGTLRFLALCVLLEDPGAEGLFCMEEPENGIHPANLPSMVRLVQELAVDTSDAPGEDNPFRQVIINTHSPFVVQLVSPEYLLFASVGTRPAPDGTASRGLILRPLSDTWRAAREAGTYTKADILPYLVAPPGAQLTLGLDAA; from the coding sequence ATGCTTACACGGCTGGAAGTTGACGGCTTCAAGAATCTGCTTGACTTGAACATCGAGCTCGGAGCCTTTACATGTATCGCCGGGCCAAATGGTACCGGTAAGTCGAACGTGTTCGATGCGATCCAGTTCCTGAGCTTACTGTCTGATATGCCGATGATGGACGCGGCGCAGCAGGTTAGGGGTGTCCATGGCGAGCGTGTCGGTGATCCTCGCGACCTGTTTTGGAACGGATATGACGCGAAAGAGCGTCGCATGCGATTCGCTGCGGAAATGATCGTGCCACTCACAGTTGAAGACGACTTCGGTCGGGTGGCAAGCCCAACTATCTCCTTCCTGCGTTACGAGCTTGAGATCGGCTATCAGTCCCCAACGGGAGTGGAGCGCATCGGGCGACTTCGCCTCCTCAAGGAGGCACTTCGGCACATTAACATTGGTGATGCGCCCTCTCGCCTCAGATTCCCGCATAGCGCGTCTAGATTCCGCTCACGCGTACTTCAGGGGCGCCGTAGCGGCGTCGCGTTTATCTCTACCTCAGAAGAGCACGGCGAGCCGGTAATTAGCATACATCAGGATGGAGGGAGTCGCGGGAAGCCTCGGCCATCTGCTGCGTCCCGCGCCCCTGGAACGGTTGTCAGTACTGTGACCGGAAGTGACGATCCGACGATTCTTGCGGCCCGACGTGAAATGCAGTCATGGCGGAGACTCGCGTTGGAGCCGTCAGCCCTTCGTACTTCGGACCGCTTCGTTGATCCGCGCTTCATGGAAGCGGATGGCAGGCATCTGCCAGGGGCGCTCTACAGAATTGCTACCTCTGATCCGAGCGGTGATCCTCAACGAGTCTACTCTCGTGTTGCGAACCGGCTAGCGGAACTTACAGGGGTTTCAGTTCATGGTATCGAAGTTGTGGCGGACGACGTGCGAGAGTTGTTAACGGTCTACCTCAAGGAGCGTTCGGGGCTTCGATTGCCCGCACGCAGTTTGTCTGAAGGAACTCTGCGGTTCCTCGCCCTCTGCGTACTTTTAGAGGATCCCGGAGCCGAAGGGCTCTTCTGCATGGAAGAGCCCGAGAACGGGATTCATCCCGCAAACCTTCCTTCGATGGTTCGCTTGGTCCAAGAGTTGGCAGTAGACACGTCGGACGCACCGGGAGAAGATAATCCGTTCCGTCAAGTCATCATCAACACTCATTCACCGTTCGTCGTGCAGTTGGTCAGCCCTGAATACTTGCTCTTTGCGTCAGTAGGCACTCGCCCCGCTCCAGATGGAACGGCCTCGCGAGGCCTTATTCTCAGGCCACTTTCGGATACGTGGCGGGCCGCACGCGAGGCCGGCACATATACGAAGGCAGACATACTTCCGTACCTTGTTGCGCCTCCTGGCGCGCAGCTAACTCTGGGACTGGATGCCGCGTGA
- a CDS encoding DNA repair helicase XPB has product MSGGPLIVQSDKTLLLEIDHPDAQACRMAIAPFAELERSPEHVHTYRLTPLGLWNARAAGHDAEGVVDSLIKYSRYPVPHGLLVDVAETMDRYGRLQLANDPAHGLVLRALDRLVLIEVAKSKKLAGMLGAKLDDDTIAVHPSERGRLKQALLKLGWPAEDLAGYVDGEAHPIELAEAGKDGRKPWTLRSYQREAVEAFWAGGSGVVVLPCGAGKTLVGAAAMAEAKATTLILVTNTVAGRQWKRELIARTSLTEEEIGEYSGERKEIRPVTIATYQVLTSRKKGTFTHLDLFGARDWGLVVYDEVHLLPAPIFRFTADLQARRRLGLTATLVREDGREGDVFSLIGPKRYDAPWKDIEQQGWIAPAECTEVRVTLTDAERMSYATAEAEERYRMAATARTKLPVVKALVDRHPDDQVLVIGGYIDQLHQLGEYLDAPIVQGSTTNKERERLFDAFRSGEVRTLVISKVGNFSIDLPEAAVAIQVSGTFGSRQEEAQRLGRVLRPKADGRQAHFYTVVSRDTIDTEYAAHRQRFLAEQGYAYTIVDADDVLGPKLPTVD; this is encoded by the coding sequence GTGAGCGGTGGACCCCTGATCGTGCAGTCGGACAAGACCCTGCTGCTGGAGATCGACCACCCGGATGCGCAGGCGTGCCGGATGGCCATCGCGCCCTTCGCCGAGTTGGAGCGCTCCCCGGAGCACGTGCACACCTACCGGCTGACCCCGCTCGGGCTGTGGAACGCGCGCGCCGCCGGCCACGACGCCGAGGGCGTGGTGGACTCCCTGATCAAGTACTCCCGCTACCCGGTGCCGCACGGGCTGCTGGTCGACGTGGCCGAGACGATGGACCGGTACGGCCGCCTCCAGCTCGCCAACGACCCGGCGCACGGCCTCGTCCTGCGGGCGCTGGACCGGCTGGTGCTGATCGAGGTCGCGAAGAGCAAGAAGCTCGCCGGGATGCTCGGCGCGAAGCTCGACGACGACACGATCGCGGTGCACCCGTCCGAGCGGGGCCGGCTCAAGCAGGCGCTGCTCAAGCTGGGCTGGCCGGCCGAGGACCTCGCCGGCTACGTCGACGGCGAGGCGCACCCGATCGAGCTGGCCGAGGCCGGCAAGGACGGCCGCAAGCCGTGGACGCTGCGGTCGTACCAGCGGGAGGCCGTGGAGGCGTTCTGGGCCGGCGGGTCGGGCGTCGTGGTGCTGCCGTGCGGCGCCGGCAAGACGCTGGTCGGGGCGGCGGCGATGGCCGAGGCGAAGGCGACCACCCTGATCCTCGTCACGAACACGGTGGCGGGCCGGCAGTGGAAGCGCGAGCTGATCGCGCGCACGTCGCTGACCGAGGAGGAGATCGGCGAGTACTCGGGCGAGCGCAAGGAGATCCGCCCGGTCACCATCGCCACGTACCAGGTGCTCACCTCGCGTAAGAAGGGCACGTTCACCCACCTGGACCTGTTCGGGGCCCGCGACTGGGGCCTGGTCGTCTACGACGAGGTGCACCTGCTGCCCGCGCCGATCTTCCGCTTCACCGCGGACCTCCAGGCCCGCCGCCGGCTGGGCCTCACGGCGACGCTGGTACGCGAGGACGGCCGCGAGGGCGACGTGTTCAGCCTGATCGGCCCGAAGCGGTACGACGCGCCGTGGAAGGACATCGAGCAGCAGGGCTGGATCGCCCCGGCCGAGTGCACCGAGGTACGCGTGACGCTCACCGACGCGGAGCGCATGTCGTACGCGACGGCGGAGGCCGAGGAGCGCTACCGGATGGCGGCCACCGCCCGCACGAAGCTGCCCGTGGTGAAGGCGCTGGTCGACCGGCACCCGGACGACCAGGTGCTCGTCATCGGCGGCTACATCGACCAGCTCCACCAACTCGGGGAGTACCTAGACGCGCCGATCGTGCAGGGCTCCACCACCAACAAGGAACGCGAGCGGCTCTTCGACGCGTTCCGCTCCGGCGAGGTGCGGACCCTGGTCATCTCGAAGGTCGGCAACTTCTCCATCGACCTGCCAGAGGCGGCCGTGGCGATCCAGGTGTCGGGCACGTTCGGCTCCCGGCAGGAGGAGGCGCAGCGGCTCGGCCGGGTCCTACGGCCGAAGGCCGACGGACGCCAGGCGCACTTCTACACGGTCGTCTCCCGCGACACGATCGACACCGAGTACGCGGCCCACCGGCAGCGCTTCCTGGCCGAGCAGGGGTACGCGTACACGATCGTCGACGCCGACGACGTCCTCGGCCCGAAGCTCCCGACGGTCGACTGA